In a single window of the Bacillus mycoides genome:
- the cerA gene encoding phospholipase CerA codes for MKKKVLALAAAITLVAPLQSVAFAHENDGGSRINIVHRWSAEDKHKEGVNSHLWIVNRAMDIMSRNTTLVKQDQVALLNEWRTELENGIYAADYENPYYDNSTFASHFYDPDNGKTYIPFAKQAKETGAKYFKLAGESYKNKDMKQAFFYLGLSLHYLGDVNQPMHAANFTNLSYPQGFHSKYENFVDTIKDNYKVTDGNGYWNWKGTNPEDWIHGAAVAAKQDYSGIVNDNTKDWFVKAAVSQEYADKWRAEVTPMTGTRLMDAQRVTAGYIQLWFDTYGNR; via the coding sequence ATGAAAAAGAAAGTTCTTGCTTTAGCAGCAGCTATTACATTAGTAGCTCCGTTACAAAGTGTTGCATTTGCTCATGAAAATGATGGGGGAAGTAGAATAAATATAGTTCACCGCTGGTCTGCTGAAGATAAGCATAAAGAAGGCGTAAACTCTCATTTATGGATTGTAAACCGTGCAATGGATATTATGTCTCGTAATACAACACTTGTAAAACAAGATCAAGTTGCACTATTAAATGAATGGCGTACGGAGTTAGAGAACGGTATTTATGCTGCTGACTATGAAAATCCTTATTATGATAATAGCACATTTGCTTCACACTTCTATGACCCTGACAATGGAAAAACTTATATTCCATTTGCAAAGCAGGCAAAGGAAACTGGAGCTAAATATTTCAAATTAGCAGGTGAGTCATACAAAAATAAAGATATGAAACAAGCATTCTTCTATTTGGGGTTATCTCTTCATTACTTAGGGGATGTAAATCAACCGATGCATGCGGCAAACTTTACAAATCTTTCGTATCCACAAGGGTTCCATTCTAAATATGAAAACTTTGTAGATACGATAAAAGATAATTATAAAGTAACGGATGGAAATGGATATTGGAACTGGAAAGGTACAAATCCAGAAGATTGGATTCATGGAGCGGCAGTAGCTGCGAAACAAGATTACTCTGGCATTGTAAATGATAATACGAAAGATTGGTTCGTGAAAGCAGCTGTATCACAAGAATATGCAGATAAATGGCGCGCTGAAGTTACACCAATGACAGGTACGCGATTAATGGATGCACAACGTGTTACTGCTGGATACATCCAGCTTTGGTTTGATACGTACGGAAATCGTTAA
- the sph gene encoding sphingomyelinase C translates to MKGKLLKGVLSFGIGLGALYSGSSAQAEMSINQNNTLKVMTHNVYMLSTNLYPNWGQNERADLIGAADYMKNQDVVILNEVFDNNASNRLLGNLKKEYPNQTAVLGRSNGNEWDKTLGNYSSSTPEDGGVAIVSKWPIVEKIQYVFEKGCGPDNLSNKGFVYTKVKKNDRFVHVIGTHLQAEDNMCGQTSPASVRTKQLQEIQEFIKNKNIPNNEYVLIGGDMNVNKINAENNSDSEYASMFKTLHASIPSYTGHTATWDATTNSIAKYNFPDSPAEYLDYIITSKDHANPSYIENKVLQSKSPQWTVTSWLKEYTYNDYSDHYPVEATISMK, encoded by the coding sequence GTGAAAGGTAAATTGCTAAAAGGTGTACTTAGCTTTGGGATTGGTTTAGGAGCTTTATATAGTGGATCTTCAGCTCAAGCAGAAATGTCTATAAATCAAAATAATACATTAAAAGTGATGACGCATAATGTGTACATGCTATCAACGAACTTATATCCGAACTGGGGACAAAATGAGCGTGCTGATTTAATTGGGGCAGCGGATTATATGAAAAATCAAGATGTTGTTATATTAAATGAAGTATTTGATAATAACGCTTCAAATCGCTTATTAGGAAATTTGAAGAAAGAATATCCAAATCAAACGGCAGTATTAGGTCGTAGTAACGGAAACGAATGGGATAAAACATTAGGTAACTATTCATCTTCGACCCCTGAAGATGGCGGTGTAGCTATTGTGAGTAAATGGCCAATTGTTGAAAAGATTCAATATGTATTTGAAAAAGGATGTGGGCCAGATAACTTATCAAATAAAGGATTTGTATACACAAAAGTTAAGAAAAATGATCGTTTCGTTCATGTAATTGGGACACATTTACAAGCTGAAGATAATATGTGTGGACAAACTTCGCCAGCATCTGTACGTACAAAACAGCTACAAGAAATTCAAGAGTTTATTAAAAATAAAAATATACCAAATAACGAGTATGTGTTAATTGGTGGTGATATGAATGTGAATAAAATAAATGCTGAGAATAATAGTGACTCAGAGTACGCATCCATGTTCAAAACATTGCACGCTTCTATTCCATCTTATACTGGACATACTGCAACTTGGGATGCGACGACAAACAGTATTGCGAAATATAACTTCCCCGATAGCCCTGCCGAGTATTTAGATTATATTATTACAAGTAAGGACCATGCTAATCCATCGTATATAGAGAATAAGGTGTTACAGTCGAAATCGCCACAATGGACTGTTACGTCATGGCTCAAAGAATATACATATAATGATTACTCGGATCATTATCCAGTAGAGGCGACTATTTCTATGAAGTAG
- the bdhA gene encoding (R,R)-butanediol dehydrogenase — protein MKALLWHNQRDVRVEEVPEPTVRPGAVKIKVKWCGICGTDLHEYLAGPIFIPTEEHPLTHVKAPVILGHEFSGEVVEIGEGVTSHKVGDRVVVEPIYSCGKCEACKHGHYNVCEQLVFHGLGGEGGGFSEYTVVPEDMVHHIPDEMTYEQGALVEPAAVAVHAVRQSKLKEGEAVAVFGCGPIGLLVIQAAKAAGATPVIAVELSKERQELAKLAGADYVLNPATQDVLAEIRNLTNGLGVNVSFEVTGVEVVLRQAIESTSFEGQTVIVSVWEKDATITPNNLVLKEKEVIGILGYRHIFPAVIKLISSGQIQAEKLITKKITVDQVVEEGFEALVKDKTQVKILVSPK, from the coding sequence ATGAAAGCATTACTTTGGCATAATCAACGCGATGTACGAGTAGAAGAAGTACCAGAACCAACTGTAAGACCAGGAGCAGTTAAGATTAAAGTGAAATGGTGTGGTATCTGCGGAACAGACTTGCATGAATATTTAGCAGGACCTATTTTTATTCCAACAGAAGAGCACCCATTAACACACGTAAAAGCACCGGTTATTTTAGGTCATGAGTTTAGTGGTGAGGTAGTTGAAATCGGTGAAGGCGTTACTTCTCATAAAGTGGGAGATCGCGTCGTTGTAGAACCAATTTATTCTTGTGGTAAATGTGAAGCTTGTAAACATGGACATTACAATGTTTGTGAACAACTTGTTTTCCACGGTCTTGGCGGAGAAGGCGGCGGTTTCTCTGAATATACAGTAGTACCAGAAGATATGGTCCACCATATTCCTGATGAAATGACGTATGAACAAGGTGCACTTGTAGAACCAGCAGCGGTAGCAGTTCATGCAGTACGTCAAAGTAAATTAAAAGAAGGGGAAGCTGTAGCAGTATTTGGTTGTGGTCCAATTGGACTTCTTGTCATTCAAGCAGCTAAAGCAGCAGGAGCAACTCCTGTTATTGCAGTAGAACTTTCTAAAGAACGTCAAGAGTTAGCAAAATTAGCAGGTGCGGATTATGTATTAAATCCAGCTACTCAAGATGTACTAGCAGAAATTCGTAACTTAACAAATGGTTTAGGTGTAAATGTGAGCTTTGAAGTAACAGGTGTCGAAGTAGTACTTCGTCAAGCGATTGAAAGTACAAGCTTTGAAGGACAAACTGTAATTGTTAGTGTGTGGGAAAAAGATGCGACAATTACGCCAAACAATCTTGTACTAAAAGAAAAAGAAGTTATCGGTATTCTTGGATACCGTCATATCTTCCCAGCTGTTATTAAATTAATTAGCTCTGGCCAAATTCAAGCAGAGAAATTAATTACGAAAAAAATCACAGTAGATCAAGTTGTTGAAGAAGGATTTGAAGCACTTGTAAAAGATAAAACACAAGTGAAAATTCTTGTTTCACCTAAATAA
- a CDS encoding potassium channel family protein — translation MLSFMLTLKRMLKACLRAWKDKEFQVLFVLTFLTLTSGTIFYSTVEGLRPLDALYFSVVTLTTVGDGNFSPQTDFGKVFTILYIFIGIGLVFGFIHKLAVNVQLPSILSKRKKE, via the coding sequence ATGCTTTCATTTATGTTGACATTGAAACGGATGCTAAAAGCTTGTTTACGAGCGTGGAAAGATAAAGAATTTCAAGTATTATTCGTATTAACATTTTTAACATTAACATCTGGTACGATTTTTTATAGTACAGTTGAAGGATTACGTCCTCTTGACGCTCTATATTTTAGTGTGGTTACGTTGACGACTGTCGGTGATGGGAATTTTAGTCCGCAAACTGATTTCGGAAAGGTATTTACAATCTTATACATATTTATTGGGATTGGATTAGTGTTTGGATTTATTCATAAATTGGCAGTTAATGTGCAACTGCCAAGTATATTATCGAAAAGAAAAAAAGAGTAA
- a CDS encoding MFS transporter, with amino-acid sequence MKYFIYFIVIVAFLDTFSQLPIMSTFAQSLGGSPLIIGLVVGMYSFANMIGNIIAGAAVDKFGAKKILYISMGLTSFIVLLYTVVQSGEQLLVVRFMHGFSDGFLIPAAFTFLSKQTNSARQGKAMALSGAAVGTAAIVGPAFSGIMKATAGIEWVFITISILMVLGTIVSLFFLPNNVSRKDTSRTQMMNKEDMIELLKSEPLLQAYIGAFTLMFSQGIVTYMLPVKVEAFALKASTTGMMLSVFGITAILFFLLPTNRIYDRFNRSKLMLIGIAVMAFALSLLGLFATKGMLFIVMMIYGIGFAILFPSINALLVENTTDDKRGKAFGLFYAFFSLGVVAGSFTVGAIGASPSVSFVIGTAFLLTFAGMIFVRSKVKKTMMG; translated from the coding sequence TTGAAATATTTTATTTACTTTATTGTTATCGTAGCGTTTTTAGATACATTTTCACAATTACCTATTATGAGTACGTTCGCTCAAAGTCTTGGAGGATCTCCTCTTATTATTGGGCTAGTTGTCGGTATGTACTCATTCGCTAATATGATCGGTAATATTATTGCTGGCGCTGCTGTCGATAAATTTGGTGCAAAAAAAATACTTTATATAAGCATGGGACTTACGAGTTTCATAGTCTTGTTATACACCGTTGTTCAAAGTGGTGAACAACTATTAGTTGTGCGCTTTATGCACGGCTTTAGTGACGGATTTTTAATTCCTGCTGCCTTTACGTTTTTATCAAAACAAACAAATTCAGCAAGACAAGGTAAGGCAATGGCTCTATCTGGTGCTGCTGTTGGAACAGCGGCAATTGTAGGACCGGCTTTCAGTGGAATTATGAAAGCAACTGCTGGTATAGAGTGGGTGTTCATCACCATTTCTATTTTAATGGTCCTTGGTACAATCGTATCTCTATTCTTCTTACCAAATAACGTATCAAGAAAAGATACCTCAAGAACACAAATGATGAACAAAGAAGATATGATTGAACTATTGAAATCAGAACCGTTATTGCAAGCATATATTGGTGCTTTCACACTAATGTTCTCACAAGGAATTGTCACTTATATGCTACCAGTGAAAGTTGAGGCATTCGCGCTTAAAGCATCTACAACAGGAATGATGTTAAGTGTATTCGGAATTACCGCTATCCTCTTCTTCTTGCTACCAACAAACCGTATTTACGATCGATTTAATCGTTCAAAACTCATGCTAATTGGGATTGCAGTAATGGCATTCGCGTTATCTTTACTTGGATTATTCGCAACAAAAGGTATGCTCTTTATCGTTATGATGATTTATGGCATTGGATTCGCTATCCTTTTCCCATCGATAAATGCATTACTTGTTGAAAATACGACAGATGATAAGCGCGGAAAAGCATTCGGATTGTTTTATGCTTTCTTCTCATTAGGAGTTGTTGCTGGCTCCTTTACAGTCGGAGCAATCGGGGCATCGCCTAGCGTCAGCTTCGTTATCGGAACTGCATTCTTGTTAACATTTGCTGGAATGATTTTTGTAAGAAGCAAAGTAAAAAAGACAATGATGGGTTAA